The window GCTGATTGTCTGTTAATCACCTAATTGATTAACCAATTGTTTTAGCACAATTTGCTACCGTTAACTTTTCTTCAAGCTAGTTAGATTTTCATTGGCTTCAGTTATTTGACTGCGCCGTAGTGTCGCTTTGTGGCTACAGCGTCGGTGTGTCATTTCTTCTACTCTTTTTCCTTCTGCAGGAGGAGTTTAAATCTATGATTGAAGATGCAGGTTTCTACTGCGTGCAGTATTACAACCTCACTGGCGGTGTGGTGGCTCTTCACTCTGGTTTCAAGCTGTGAGATGAACTTCTAAAACCTCCAAATGAGCAAATACACTGACtctgtgtttcaggcttttccgCCTGTATGACAAACTGTCTGCAGGGTTCTCAGACATATCATAGAGCAAGAAGCCTCAGCTCCTCTCCGCAGATGTCACTGCACGACGGCAGAAAATCTGAGCTTTGTGGACATATTTATTACTTGTAAACTGTACTTTTTAccattattaatataaagaATTTCAAACTAAATTTGTATTTGGTGTATCAGTGGTAAGACAATTGCCAAGTAACTTaagtttgaagtttttttttccggTAACCTACATTTTGGTAATAAATAAAACCTACAAAAGGTTTATAACTACATCAAACAACAGCTGATGACTTGTGGAAATAACGCtgaatgtaaataatgtaaaaggAGGACACCACAACATGAGTTACTTGAataaaactgtatattttacagATCTTTGTACACTTTAATTACAAAACTGTATGGTACTAAAGTTTTAAAATCGGTTTTTTGGTCAGAGAAGATTTAATCGTCTTGTGTGCAATTACCATGTATATACAAAGTCTCATGTTAGTgatttttctcaaaataaaaagcaaCCAAATAACTCAAACGTTCATACACTCTGAACATAAGACATGGCTTAAAGATAAATATattagtaaataaatattcagaGAACATATTTCcattcatgaaaatgtgttgctATACAGGTACAGAAATATACACAGATTGATTTCTAgccttttttaaacatttgtaatggtaatgacagaaaataattatattcttaaaaaattaaaaaatattaatttttgtACACATTTTAATCTTCTTAAGTGctagaaacaataacaaaaaaaaattaaatagtGACTCAAGTACCCCAAAATGTTATATTTGCAGTAGGTACATATCTCTATGCAAAAGGCAAGATTAGATTCTCACTTGATTACAGCACTGGGTTAACTTATAAATAGGGTTATTTCAGAAGGATTTCCTCTGTGTAGAGAATGTGTATATTTCATagaaacagtataaaaacagtCTGCAGGACAAACAGAAAGGCATGAATGACAAGCATTGATATCACgagtactgtatgtattatgCACGGCACGATATGATTCAAACGGAAAGACTGTGGTATGTAAAACtgcattgtttaaaaaaaaaaaaaaaaaaaaagtcacagtacaaTAAGGAACCCTTATGAAATATGAGTCTTTTCCAGCTACTTTCCTTTGGCCTTTTGATACATGCTAGAATCTTAAGAACCATAGATATTTATTAGAGCATGCCTCATGGAGGAAATCGGGTAAGTGACAGCAAAAATACACGTTTTAAGGGCTTCCAAACAAGAGGTAGAGTGCTGCACTCTACCTCTGAAGAAATCTACTGACCCCGAGACACCTTCACTTTAAGTCTGGGATTCGACCAAAAGTGGTGCAGTGTCTTTAGATATTGCTACAAATAGCTTACCAGCGTAAGGCTTTCATGTTGCTCTGGCACATCTCATACAGGTAGGCCACTACTGGACAGAAATGCAATGCATAAAACAAATTCTGTATCATATTGAATAGAGACCAGTGTCAGCCTTGCATTCACATTtctatgcatttttttctgtaatataTAGCTTCTTCTCCTCAGAGAAATGTGTGGGTCACAGACACTTAGACCCATTTCCCtgctcttgaaaaaaaaaaaaaaaaaaaggaagaaaaaaaaaaacaatcatgtCTTTCTGTTTTGGTATAGCTATGTCCGTACAACCTATTTGAGTTGGTGGTTGAAGCTTTATAGGCAGTCAGTGTTCATGTGCGCACATATACAAAATGTATACATGTAGATGTTTGTGAATTAAgagtatacttttttttaatttttaggaAAACAAATACTCCTGTATTCCTAGATCTTACACAGAAGATGGAGTCTAGATGTTTTGTTCTTGACAAAGTCTGAAAAATCTCATAAGAAATGGGCCCAATTTCATAGCATTGAAGGGGCCTAACCCTTGATGGCAGCAGTCTGCAAATAGATGCCATTACCAACCACTCTAATTTCTGAGACATTCGTGGCCACAGGAATGAACTTGATACACTGTATATCTAGAAATAACAGGCCATTTCAGTAGAAATCCACACAATCTAAGATGAAAACATTCAGCGCTCAGAGAGCACAGTTAGAACAAGGCAACTGAGGGTTTCaatgattgactgactgactgatacGGTACCAAATACATACTTTTGACTGGACTCAAGTTCATATACCCAGACCTCCATCATTTGTTTTACTGCTTCCCAATGCATTAGGGCTTGCAGAGAGCTGAGGGTGAAACAAAGCCCTGGTCTCCTCCTCCTGAGGGTATGGCTGACCTCTGAACTGTCCTGAGGTGAAGTACCCCTCCCTGGGCTCATGTCGCTCCCCTGTCCGCACCTCTGCCTCCACTGTCACACTGACAGGCAATAAACTGCTCTGGGTCTCTGCCCCTGTGCCCATTTCACAATCTGTGTCCTCAGGAATTATGGGTATTCTCTGGTTGAGTTCGCAGCAGGCCTGTCCAGAACAGGCCTCTGAGTCTGCATGCGCATACTGCACATTAACAGCGTAGTCCTCTGTGTAGCGCCCTGCTGTGGCCCTGTGGACCTTCATCTCTTTGTAGAAACAGCAAGGCAGCCCTTCGTAGCTTACCTGCTCCGAGGAAGGGCACATGTGCTCAGAAGCAAAGTAGTTCTTGGAGGTGGAGCTCTGAAATTCCATCCCCCTGTGACAGTGTCCTGAGGCCAGAGGCCCAGCTTGGTCCAAGTCCTGCCCCTTGCACTCCACATTGGGAGGAAGCACCTCGAAGCAGCAGCTACAGGCTGCAGCCCCAAGCTCCCCTGACTCGTCTTGCGCCCCCTTCCCCCTGTCTGCTCCGGTAGCCTCTAGAGCCCCGCCTGAGGTAGTGCTAGTGTTGCTGTTCTCCCTGGGTTCCAGTGATGAGCGACTGCTGTAGTTGGGCTCCAAGCTGCAGTTGGAGAGGTGGTCCCCCGAGTTATATCCCGAAGCCCCAGGAGGAAGCTGGAGGCAGTCATGTCCCAAGGGAGCAGGGGATGATGAGTCCTCGGCAGGAACTGAGGTGCAAGCCGCAGCCCCTGCTTCCCCTGCAGAGCCCCTACATGGGCTCTTACTTCGGTAGACGTAAGGATCGTAGTCACTGCTCAGCGAGCTGCGGAAAGTAGAGCAGCTACCGTACACCCCCTGGTTGCTGACCTCAGTACAGTCCAACATGGAGTCACTGGAGGAACAGTGACACTGgcctgagctgctgctgctgctgtcactacCAGGGCAGTCAGCGAGGTAACCGCTGCACACTGAGCGGTGGCCATGGTAACAGCTCAGGCCAGAAGTGCTGCCGGTATCACCTATCCTTGAAGAAGAGGCAGGTGCCATGTGTACCACTGTGGGGTATAACAGCCCCTGCTGGAAGGCCCTGCTGTGGTGGCCCTTATGAGCTCCTCCACCGCCGAGCTGTCCTGCCATTGCAGACCCTTGGCCACCCTCAGGTTGCTGAGGGAAAGTCAACCCCTGAAAATAGTAGTGCTGGTACATAGTCTCGTACTGCGAGAAGCAGGCTGCTCGGGAGAAGTTGCGCCCGTGGAATTTGGGTCGTTTAAAAGCAGGGTGATGTGGTTGTGCTTGGTAGGCAGGGGGTCCACGGTGCTCCAGTCCGCAGTGGTGGGGGTTGAGTGAGTGGTCCAGATGGAGGGTGGGGTGGTAGCTCCGGAGGAAGGCAGACGTTGATTGGGGTGGGTACAA of the Thunnus maccoyii chromosome 9, fThuMac1.1, whole genome shotgun sequence genome contains:
- the znrf3 gene encoding E3 ubiquitin-protein ligase znrf3 isoform X2; this translates as MMISPRRGSDRVPDSVVLVILVVAASLGTVFAKDTAFVEVVLFESSPNGDYTTYTTGLQGRFSKAGATISAEGEIVQMHPLGLCNNNDEEDLYEYGWVGVVKLEQPELDPSCLTVLGKAKRAVQRGATAVIFDVSENPDAIDQLNQVAEDPLKRPVVYVKGNDAVKLMNIVNKQKVARARIQHRPPRPTEYFDMGIFLAFFVVVSLVCLILLIKIKLKQRRSQSSMNRMAIQALEKMETRKFKAKGKAQRESSCGASDSLSSSSTSDCAICLEKYIDGEELRVIPCAHRFHKKCVDPWLLQHHTCPHCRHNIIEQKKGNPGPACMDPGNPVHGRQQRVVLPVHYPGRVHRAGQVTAYPTRTSMDPHGNPITVLTVDQHPDPQGLYPPQSTSAFLRSYHPTLHLDHSLNPHHCGLEHRGPPAYQAQPHHPAFKRPKFHGRNFSRAACFSQYETMYQHYYFQGLTFPQQPEGGQGSAMAGQLGGGGAHKGHHSRAFQQGLLYPTVVHMAPASSSRIGDTGSTSGLSCYHGHRSVCSGYLADCPGSDSSSSSSGQCHCSSSDSMLDCTEVSNQGVYGSCSTFRSSLSSDYDPYVYRSKSPCRGSAGEAGAAACTSVPAEDSSSPAPLGHDCLQLPPGASGYNSGDHLSNCSLEPNYSSRSSLEPRENSNTSTTSGGALEATGADRGKGAQDESGELGAAACSCCFEVLPPNVECKGQDLDQAGPLASGHCHRGMEFQSSTSKNYFASEHMCPSSEQVSYEGLPCCFYKEMKVHRATAGRYTEDYAVNVQYAHADSEACSGQACCELNQRIPIIPEDTDCEMGTGAETQSSLLPVSVTVEAEVRTGERHEPREGYFTSGQFRGQPYPQEEETRALFHPQLSASPNALGSSKTNDGGLGI
- the znrf3 gene encoding E3 ubiquitin-protein ligase znrf3 isoform X3; the protein is MHPLGLCNNNDEEDLYEYGWVGVVKLEQPELDPSCLTVLGKAKRAVQRGATAVIFDVSENPDAIDQLNQVAEDPLKRPVVYVKGNDAVKLMNIVNKQKVARARIQHRPPRQPTEYFDMGIFLAFFVVVSLVCLILLIKIKLKQRRSQSSMNRMAIQALEKMETRKFKAKGKAQRESSCGASDSLSSSSTSDCAICLEKYIDGEELRVIPCAHRFHKKCVDPWLLQHHTCPHCRHNIIEQKKGNPGPACMDPGNPVHGRQQRVVLPVHYPGRVHRAGQVTAYPTRTSMDPHGNPITVLTVDQHPDPQGLYPPQSTSAFLRSYHPTLHLDHSLNPHHCGLEHRGPPAYQAQPHHPAFKRPKFHGRNFSRAACFSQYETMYQHYYFQGLTFPQQPEGGQGSAMAGQLGGGGAHKGHHSRAFQQGLLYPTVVHMAPASSSRIGDTGSTSGLSCYHGHRSVCSGYLADCPGSDSSSSSSGQCHCSSSDSMLDCTEVSNQGVYGSCSTFRSSLSSDYDPYVYRSKSPCRGSAGEAGAAACTSVPAEDSSSPAPLGHDCLQLPPGASGYNSGDHLSNCSLEPNYSSRSSLEPRENSNTSTTSGGALEATGADRGKGAQDESGELGAAACSCCFEVLPPNVECKGQDLDQAGPLASGHCHRGMEFQSSTSKNYFASEHMCPSSEQVSYEGLPCCFYKEMKVHRATAGRYTEDYAVNVQYAHADSEACSGQACCELNQRIPIIPEDTDCEMGTGAETQSSLLPVSVTVEAEVRTGERHEPREGYFTSGQFRGQPYPQEEETRALFHPQLSASPNALGSSKTNDGGLGI
- the znrf3 gene encoding E3 ubiquitin-protein ligase znrf3 isoform X1: MMISPRRGSDRVPDSVVLVILVVAASLGTVFAKDTAFVEVVLFESSPNGDYTTYTTGLQGRFSKAGATISAEGEIVQMHPLGLCNNNDEEDLYEYGWVGVVKLEQPELDPSCLTVLGKAKRAVQRGATAVIFDVSENPDAIDQLNQVAEDPLKRPVVYVKGNDAVKLMNIVNKQKVARARIQHRPPRQPTEYFDMGIFLAFFVVVSLVCLILLIKIKLKQRRSQSSMNRMAIQALEKMETRKFKAKGKAQRESSCGASDSLSSSSTSDCAICLEKYIDGEELRVIPCAHRFHKKCVDPWLLQHHTCPHCRHNIIEQKKGNPGPACMDPGNPVHGRQQRVVLPVHYPGRVHRAGQVTAYPTRTSMDPHGNPITVLTVDQHPDPQGLYPPQSTSAFLRSYHPTLHLDHSLNPHHCGLEHRGPPAYQAQPHHPAFKRPKFHGRNFSRAACFSQYETMYQHYYFQGLTFPQQPEGGQGSAMAGQLGGGGAHKGHHSRAFQQGLLYPTVVHMAPASSSRIGDTGSTSGLSCYHGHRSVCSGYLADCPGSDSSSSSSGQCHCSSSDSMLDCTEVSNQGVYGSCSTFRSSLSSDYDPYVYRSKSPCRGSAGEAGAAACTSVPAEDSSSPAPLGHDCLQLPPGASGYNSGDHLSNCSLEPNYSSRSSLEPRENSNTSTTSGGALEATGADRGKGAQDESGELGAAACSCCFEVLPPNVECKGQDLDQAGPLASGHCHRGMEFQSSTSKNYFASEHMCPSSEQVSYEGLPCCFYKEMKVHRATAGRYTEDYAVNVQYAHADSEACSGQACCELNQRIPIIPEDTDCEMGTGAETQSSLLPVSVTVEAEVRTGERHEPREGYFTSGQFRGQPYPQEEETRALFHPQLSASPNALGSSKTNDGGLGI